The proteins below are encoded in one region of Microbacterium pygmaeum:
- a CDS encoding L-lactate dehydrogenase — protein MAVIENSKLTVVGAGSVGSSAAYAALIRGSARHVALYDIATAKVEAEVLDLAHGTQFTGSSDIIGGSDISVVEGSHVVVITAGAKQNPGQSRIELAGVNAGILKTMLPQLLEVAPDAVYVIVTNPCDVLTVLAQEETGLPPERIFASGTVLDTSRLRWKLGERAGVSTSSVHAYIVGEHGDTEFPLWSRATIGTVPILDWETPGHPPMSQDELDSIAIDVRDAAYKVIQGKGATNYAIGLSSARIVEAILGDEHAVMPVSTVLRDFHGLDGVALSVPSIVSAAGAVPIRETSFSGDELELLHRSAAALREVADSLR, from the coding sequence ATGGCTGTCATCGAGAACTCGAAACTCACCGTCGTCGGCGCGGGAAGCGTCGGCTCGAGCGCCGCGTACGCGGCGCTGATCCGCGGATCTGCCCGCCACGTCGCGCTGTACGACATCGCGACCGCGAAGGTCGAAGCCGAGGTGCTCGACCTCGCCCACGGCACGCAGTTCACCGGGTCGAGCGACATCATCGGCGGCAGCGACATCTCCGTGGTGGAGGGCTCGCACGTCGTCGTCATCACCGCAGGCGCGAAGCAGAATCCGGGGCAGAGCCGGATCGAGCTGGCCGGGGTGAACGCGGGCATCCTGAAGACGATGCTGCCTCAGCTGCTCGAGGTCGCCCCTGACGCCGTCTACGTCATCGTCACCAACCCCTGCGACGTGCTGACGGTCCTCGCGCAGGAGGAGACCGGGCTGCCGCCCGAGCGCATCTTCGCCTCCGGAACCGTGCTGGACACCTCCCGCCTGCGCTGGAAGCTCGGCGAGCGCGCGGGCGTGTCGACCTCGAGCGTGCACGCCTACATCGTGGGCGAGCACGGCGACACGGAGTTCCCGCTGTGGTCGCGCGCGACGATCGGCACCGTGCCGATCCTGGACTGGGAGACGCCGGGCCACCCGCCGATGTCGCAGGACGAACTGGATTCCATCGCGATCGACGTGCGCGACGCTGCATACAAGGTGATTCAGGGCAAGGGCGCGACCAACTACGCGATCGGGCTCTCCAGCGCACGGATCGTCGAGGCGATCCTGGGCGACGAGCACGCCGTGATGCCGGTGAGCACGGTGTTGCGCGACTTCCACGGGCTCGACGGCGTCGCGTTGTCGGTGCCCTCGATCGTGAGCGCGGCAGGTGCCGTCCCGATCCGCGAGACGAGCTTCTCGGGTGACGAGCTGGAACTGCTGCACCGCTCGGCCGCGGCACTGCGCGAGGTCGCCGACTCGCTGCGCTGA
- the radA gene encoding DNA repair protein RadA gives MATRRPSTTAPFRCTECGWTTLKWAGRCGACQQWGTVVEAAEQTGILRAISPVQPTSDRVARPITELTTADAPRRTTGVGEFDRVLGGGIVPGAAILLSGEPGVGKSTLLLEVAASSAKVGRRVLYASAEESTAQVRLRAERTGALHDELYLAAETDLATILGHIDQVKPELVIVDSVQTVSSSLSEGMAGHPSQVREVASTLIRIAKDRGIPVILVGHVTKDGSIAGPRILEHLVDVVCHFEGDRQTSLRFVRALKNRFGPTDEVGCFDMTGSGITEVPDPSQLFLGHGSKEPGTCVAIALEGRRAMPVEVQALTIATKAPNPRRIVNGVDSARVAMVLAVLEKRCKVVTSDHDVYVSTVGGVRFTEPAADLAIALAVAGSVRNFSMPKGFAAIGELSLAGEIRPVTQTPQRRSEAARLGYHQLIDDRSQTLSGALTDVKTRARPGPGEDVPEF, from the coding sequence ATGGCCACCCGACGACCGAGCACGACCGCGCCGTTCCGGTGCACCGAATGCGGGTGGACGACCCTGAAGTGGGCGGGGCGCTGCGGCGCGTGCCAGCAGTGGGGCACCGTCGTCGAGGCCGCCGAGCAGACCGGCATCCTGCGTGCGATCTCCCCGGTGCAGCCGACCTCCGACCGGGTCGCGCGGCCGATCACCGAGCTGACGACGGCCGATGCACCGCGCCGCACCACCGGCGTCGGGGAGTTCGACCGGGTGCTCGGCGGCGGCATCGTCCCCGGCGCTGCGATCCTGCTCTCCGGCGAGCCCGGCGTCGGCAAGTCGACCCTGCTGCTGGAGGTCGCGGCATCCAGTGCGAAGGTCGGGCGCCGCGTGCTGTATGCCAGCGCCGAGGAGTCGACCGCGCAGGTCCGGCTGCGCGCGGAGCGCACCGGCGCGCTGCATGACGAGCTGTATCTGGCAGCCGAGACAGACCTCGCCACGATCCTCGGGCACATCGACCAGGTGAAGCCCGAGCTGGTCATCGTCGACTCCGTGCAGACCGTGTCATCGTCCCTCTCGGAGGGGATGGCCGGGCATCCGAGTCAGGTGCGGGAGGTGGCATCCACACTCATCCGCATCGCGAAGGACCGCGGCATCCCCGTCATCCTCGTGGGTCACGTCACGAAGGACGGCTCGATCGCCGGCCCGCGCATCCTCGAGCACCTCGTCGACGTGGTGTGCCACTTCGAAGGCGACCGGCAGACCTCGCTGCGCTTCGTGCGCGCGCTCAAGAACCGCTTCGGCCCGACGGACGAAGTCGGATGCTTCGACATGACCGGCTCCGGCATCACCGAGGTGCCCGATCCCAGCCAGCTGTTCCTCGGGCACGGCAGCAAGGAGCCGGGGACGTGTGTGGCCATCGCGCTGGAGGGCCGTCGGGCCATGCCCGTCGAGGTCCAGGCGCTCACGATCGCGACCAAGGCCCCGAACCCGCGACGGATCGTGAACGGGGTCGACTCGGCGCGCGTGGCGATGGTGCTCGCGGTGCTCGAGAAGCGCTGCAAGGTCGTCACGTCCGACCACGACGTGTACGTGTCGACCGTCGGCGGCGTGCGGTTCACCGAGCCGGCGGCCGACCTGGCGATCGCGCTGGCCGTCGCTGGATCGGTGCGCAACTTCTCCATGCCGAAGGGTTTCGCCGCGATCGGAGAGCTCAGCCTGGCCGGTGAGATCCGGCCGGTGACGCAGACGCCGCAACGACGGAGCGAGGCCGCGCGGCTCGGCTACCACCAGCTGATCGACGACCGGTCGCAGACCCTCAGCGGCGCGCTGACCGACGTCAAGACGCGAGCCCGGCCGGGGCCCGGCGAGGACGTTCCGGAGTTCTAG
- a CDS encoding dehydrogenase — MASGKKRAKRKGGKNSEPLEFRNTGLTDALQTQDIAAVAFALRHGPTVVPLVAPGDRDNPLDVGEVWTYRDPRTGDVALLLFSDAAHKPETLPPAVALQSPTALRAFLSAHADEITTVFFDIAGPHPMQSTPADVIAALDA, encoded by the coding sequence ATGGCATCGGGCAAGAAGCGGGCGAAGCGCAAGGGCGGCAAGAACTCCGAGCCCCTGGAGTTCCGCAACACCGGGCTCACCGACGCCCTGCAGACCCAGGACATCGCCGCGGTCGCGTTCGCCCTGCGGCACGGCCCGACCGTCGTCCCGCTCGTCGCGCCGGGCGATCGCGACAACCCCCTCGATGTCGGCGAGGTCTGGACCTACCGCGACCCGCGCACCGGCGACGTCGCCCTCCTGCTCTTCAGCGACGCCGCGCACAAGCCCGAGACGCTGCCGCCCGCGGTCGCGCTCCAGTCGCCCACCGCCCTGCGCGCATTCCTCTCGGCGCACGCGGACGAGATCACGACGGTGTTCTTCGACATCGCGGGACCGCATCCGATGCAGTCCACGCCGGCCGACGTGATCGCCGCGCTGGACGCCTGA
- a CDS encoding FadR/GntR family transcriptional regulator encodes MTEAPLHEVRRAVYRPVREGNALEDTVARLVQTVRLGVVAPGESLPAERDLAARYAVSRDTVREAIRELADTGYLVRRRGRYGGTFVADPLPQPPELGIVPAEELEDVLGLRRVLEAGAARAAAGRTLAPEVRDDLWARHEAASAASEAEYRRLDTLLHLTIAEVAGIPSLVALAAENRARVNAWLDTFPLLPRNIEHSNAQHERIVTAILAGRADAAEGAILEHLAGSEALLRGFLA; translated from the coding sequence GTGACCGAGGCGCCGCTGCACGAGGTCCGCCGGGCGGTCTACCGCCCGGTCCGCGAGGGCAACGCCCTCGAGGACACCGTCGCGCGTCTGGTCCAGACCGTCCGGCTCGGCGTCGTCGCGCCGGGGGAGTCACTGCCGGCCGAGCGCGATCTCGCCGCCCGGTACGCCGTGAGCCGCGACACGGTGCGCGAGGCGATCCGTGAGCTCGCCGACACCGGCTACCTCGTCCGGCGGCGTGGCAGGTACGGCGGCACGTTCGTCGCGGATCCGCTTCCGCAGCCCCCCGAACTCGGGATCGTTCCCGCCGAGGAACTGGAAGACGTCCTCGGTCTCCGGCGCGTCCTTGAAGCCGGCGCCGCTCGCGCGGCCGCCGGCCGAACCCTCGCCCCCGAGGTGCGCGACGACCTGTGGGCGCGACACGAGGCGGCCTCGGCGGCGAGCGAAGCCGAGTACCGCCGGCTCGACACACTGCTGCATCTGACGATCGCCGAGGTGGCCGGCATCCCCTCGCTCGTCGCCCTCGCGGCCGAGAACCGCGCCCGGGTGAACGCGTGGCTGGACACCTTCCCGCTCCTGCCGCGGAACATCGAGCACTCGAACGCGCAGCACGAGCGGATCGTGACGGCGATCCTGGCGGGACGAGCGGATGCTGCGGAGGGGGCGATCCTCGAACACCTCGCCGGCTCGGAGGCGCTCCTGCGCGGCTTCCTGGCCTGA
- a CDS encoding 3-oxoacyl-ACP reductase, whose translation MDLTQRLKDRVAIITGGASGIGLATARRFAAEGAFVVIADLDPVTGETAASEVGGVFRRLDVADEALVNEVFDGVAAEFGRLDIAFNNAGISPADDDSIETTELPAWDRVQDVNLKSVYLCSRAALRHMVPAGRGSIINTASFVALLGSATSQISYTASKGGVLAMTRELGVQFGRQGIRVNALCPGPVNTPLLQELFAKDPERAQRRLVHVPMGRFAEPDELAAAVAFLASDDASFVTATAFVVDGGITNAYVTPL comes from the coding sequence ATGGACCTGACACAGCGACTGAAGGACCGGGTGGCGATCATCACCGGCGGCGCCTCGGGCATCGGACTGGCCACCGCTCGCCGCTTCGCGGCCGAGGGTGCGTTCGTCGTGATCGCCGACCTCGATCCGGTCACCGGTGAGACCGCGGCATCCGAGGTGGGCGGCGTCTTCCGCCGGCTCGATGTCGCCGACGAGGCACTCGTCAACGAGGTCTTCGACGGGGTCGCCGCCGAGTTCGGCCGACTGGACATCGCCTTCAACAACGCGGGCATCTCACCGGCCGACGACGACTCGATCGAGACGACCGAGCTTCCGGCCTGGGATCGCGTGCAGGACGTCAACCTCAAGAGCGTCTACCTCTGCTCGCGCGCGGCACTGCGGCACATGGTGCCGGCCGGCCGGGGGTCCATCATCAACACGGCGTCGTTCGTCGCCCTGCTCGGATCGGCGACGTCGCAGATCTCGTACACGGCCTCCAAGGGTGGGGTTCTGGCGATGACCCGCGAGCTCGGCGTCCAGTTCGGGCGCCAGGGGATCCGGGTCAACGCTCTCTGCCCTGGACCGGTCAACACGCCGCTCCTGCAGGAGCTGTTCGCCAAAGACCCCGAGCGCGCGCAGCGCCGGCTGGTGCACGTGCCGATGGGCCGGTTCGCCGAGCCCGACGAACTCGCCGCGGCCGTCGCCTTCCTCGCCTCCGACGACGCGTCGTTCGTCACCGCGACCGCCTTCGTCGTGGACGGCGGCATCACGAACGCCTACGTCACGCCGCTCTGA
- a CDS encoding aldehyde dehydrogenase family protein, with amino-acid sequence MTSFTVINPATGAAIREVSRASIDEVDDAIARAVSAQRSWAALAPVARADALRSFARVVEAHVEELAQLEVLNSGHPIGSARWEASHVAQVLNFSAGAPERLSGQQIPVAGGLDVTFHEPYGVVGIIVPWNFPMTIASWGFAPALAAGNAVIIKPAELTPLTGVRLGQLAMEAGLPDGLFQVVTGSGSVVGQRFVSHPDVRKVVFTGSTAVGTDVAAGCARALKPVTLELGGKSANVIFDDADLEKAAAAAPGAVFDNAGQDCCARSRILVQRSVYDRFLELLEPAVAAWRVGDPAKEDTDMGPLISAAHRDTVGGFLDGANVAFRGSAPDGDGFWFAPTVVLAEPGDRIAQEEVFGPVVAVLPFDDEADGIRLANDTIYGLAGSIWTENLGRAVRVARGVKSGVLSVNSHSSVRYWTPFGGMKASGLGRELGPDAAEHFTETKNVFFATDAS; translated from the coding sequence GTGACCTCGTTCACCGTCATCAACCCGGCGACCGGCGCGGCCATCCGCGAGGTCTCCCGCGCGTCGATCGACGAGGTCGACGACGCGATCGCACGGGCGGTGTCGGCGCAGCGGTCGTGGGCCGCGCTCGCCCCGGTCGCCCGGGCCGATGCGCTGCGCTCATTCGCGCGCGTCGTGGAAGCGCACGTCGAGGAGCTCGCACAGCTCGAGGTGCTCAATTCAGGGCATCCGATCGGCTCCGCCCGCTGGGAGGCCTCGCACGTCGCGCAGGTCCTGAACTTCTCCGCGGGCGCGCCCGAGCGGCTCTCGGGGCAGCAGATCCCGGTCGCCGGCGGACTCGACGTGACCTTCCACGAGCCGTACGGCGTCGTCGGGATCATCGTGCCGTGGAACTTCCCGATGACGATCGCATCGTGGGGCTTCGCGCCGGCGCTCGCCGCGGGCAATGCGGTGATCATCAAGCCCGCCGAGCTGACGCCGCTGACCGGCGTCCGGCTCGGGCAGCTGGCAATGGAGGCGGGACTGCCCGATGGGCTGTTCCAGGTCGTGACCGGGTCGGGATCCGTCGTCGGACAACGGTTCGTCTCGCATCCCGACGTCCGCAAAGTCGTCTTCACCGGGTCGACGGCGGTGGGGACGGATGTCGCGGCCGGCTGCGCCCGCGCGCTCAAGCCCGTCACCCTCGAACTCGGCGGCAAGAGCGCCAACGTGATCTTCGACGACGCCGACCTCGAGAAGGCGGCGGCCGCCGCGCCCGGCGCCGTGTTCGACAACGCCGGCCAGGACTGCTGCGCACGCAGCCGGATTCTCGTGCAGCGGTCGGTGTACGACCGGTTCCTCGAGCTGCTCGAGCCCGCCGTCGCCGCGTGGCGGGTGGGCGACCCGGCGAAGGAGGACACCGACATGGGCCCGCTCATCTCGGCCGCGCACCGCGATACGGTCGGGGGGTTCCTCGACGGGGCGAACGTGGCGTTCCGCGGCTCCGCGCCTGACGGGGACGGATTCTGGTTCGCGCCGACCGTCGTGCTCGCCGAGCCCGGCGACCGGATCGCGCAGGAGGAGGTCTTCGGACCCGTCGTCGCGGTGCTGCCGTTCGACGATGAGGCCGACGGCATCCGGCTCGCGAACGACACGATCTACGGCCTGGCCGGCTCGATCTGGACCGAGAACCTCGGTCGGGCAGTCCGCGTCGCGCGGGGCGTCAAGAGCGGCGTGCTGTCGGTCAACTCGCACTCGTCGGTGCGGTACTGGACGCCGTTCGGCGGGATGAAGGCCTCGGGCCTGGGTCGGGAGCTCGGCCCCGACGCCGCCGAGCATTTCACCGAGACGAAGAACGTCTTCTTCGCGACGGACGCGTCGTGA
- a CDS encoding gamma-glutamyl-gamma-aminobutyrate hydrolase family protein: protein MGLTTYLEQAKQGVWDVRAAFLPQQYFDAVTASGGIAVLLPPQPASSDAASAVLDGLDGLILTGGLDVQPELYGAPRHPLTDPARPDRDAWELALFRGAEERRMPVLAICRGLQLVNVARGGTLHQHLPEVLGTERYRVGGGVFAENTVAVQPGTSLSAMLGDGDFGVHSYHHQGVDQLGDGLVATARTDDGLVQAFESTGDGYVVGVQWHPEENSADRRLFAGLVAEASIYAGERSGVNA from the coding sequence ATCGGCCTCACGACCTACCTCGAACAGGCCAAGCAGGGTGTGTGGGACGTCCGCGCCGCGTTCCTCCCGCAGCAGTACTTCGACGCGGTGACGGCCTCCGGCGGCATCGCCGTGCTGCTGCCGCCGCAGCCGGCCTCGTCGGATGCCGCATCCGCGGTCCTCGACGGGCTCGACGGGTTGATCCTCACCGGCGGGCTCGACGTGCAGCCCGAGCTGTACGGGGCTCCGCGGCATCCGCTCACCGACCCAGCCCGCCCCGACCGCGACGCGTGGGAGCTCGCGCTGTTCCGCGGAGCGGAAGAGCGACGGATGCCCGTCCTGGCGATCTGCAGGGGTCTGCAGCTGGTGAACGTCGCCCGCGGCGGCACGCTGCATCAGCACCTTCCCGAGGTGCTCGGCACCGAGCGGTATCGCGTCGGCGGCGGTGTCTTCGCCGAGAACACCGTCGCGGTGCAGCCGGGGACGAGCCTTTCCGCGATGCTCGGCGACGGCGACTTCGGCGTGCACAGCTACCACCATCAGGGCGTGGACCAGCTCGGCGATGGCCTGGTCGCGACCGCGCGGACCGATGACGGACTCGTGCAGGCGTTCGAGTCGACCGGTGACGGGTATGTCGTCGGCGTCCAGTGGCACCCCGAAGAGAACTCCGCCGACCGGCGGCTGTTCGCCGGGCTGGTGGCCGAAGCCTCCATCTACGCCGGCGAGCGTTCGGGGGTGAACGCGTGA
- a CDS encoding glutamine synthetase family protein: protein MPGNLSVSELEVAIAAGEIDTVVVAFADAQGRLVGKRVSARLFQEEVLPHGAEACNYLLSVDVDMNTVDGYTMSSWENGYGDMMLVSDPSTLRRIPWLPGSALVIADLAWESGERVAQSPRAILQHQRDRLAERDLVAYSGTELEFLVFDDTYRDAWAKGYRDLTPSTDYNVDYDLLASGRLEPLLRDIRLSMDAAGMYCEGVKGECNLGQQEIAFRYAEVLETADQHTIYKSGAKAIAENHGKSLSFMAKFNEREGNSCHIHLSVRSKDGEPVMAGDGAYGFSPFMEHWIAGILTTLREFTLLYAPTINSYKRYAKGSFAPTGVAWGLDNRTCALRVIGRGQSLRPENRVPGGDVNPYLATAAIIAGGLYGVENELPMPEPLAGNAYSSDVEHLPTTLREAARLFGESSIARAAFGDEMVEHYLNQARIEVEAYDAAVTDWERIRGFERL from the coding sequence ATGCCGGGAAACCTCAGCGTCTCGGAACTCGAGGTGGCCATCGCGGCCGGCGAGATCGACACCGTCGTGGTGGCGTTCGCCGATGCGCAGGGTCGCCTCGTCGGCAAGCGCGTCTCGGCGCGGCTGTTCCAGGAAGAGGTGCTGCCGCACGGCGCCGAAGCCTGCAACTACCTCCTCTCGGTCGACGTCGACATGAACACGGTCGACGGCTACACGATGTCCAGCTGGGAGAACGGGTACGGCGACATGATGCTCGTCTCGGACCCCTCGACCCTCCGTCGGATCCCGTGGCTTCCGGGCTCCGCCCTCGTGATCGCCGATCTCGCCTGGGAGAGCGGCGAGCGGGTCGCCCAGTCGCCGCGCGCGATCCTGCAGCACCAGCGCGACCGGCTGGCCGAGCGCGACCTGGTCGCCTATTCCGGGACCGAGCTGGAGTTCCTCGTCTTCGATGACACGTACCGGGATGCCTGGGCCAAGGGCTATCGCGACCTGACCCCGTCCACCGACTACAACGTCGATTACGACCTGCTGGCCTCGGGCCGGCTGGAGCCGCTGCTGCGCGACATCCGCCTCTCGATGGACGCAGCCGGCATGTACTGCGAGGGCGTGAAGGGCGAGTGCAACCTCGGCCAGCAGGAGATCGCGTTCCGCTACGCCGAGGTGCTCGAGACCGCCGACCAGCACACCATCTACAAGAGCGGCGCGAAGGCGATCGCCGAGAATCACGGCAAGTCGCTCAGCTTCATGGCGAAGTTCAACGAGCGCGAGGGCAACAGCTGCCACATCCATCTGTCGGTGCGCTCGAAGGACGGCGAGCCGGTGATGGCCGGTGACGGCGCCTACGGGTTCAGCCCCTTCATGGAGCACTGGATCGCCGGCATCCTCACCACGCTGCGCGAATTCACGCTGCTGTATGCGCCCACCATCAACTCGTACAAGCGGTACGCGAAGGGTTCCTTCGCCCCGACCGGCGTCGCCTGGGGCCTGGACAACCGCACGTGCGCGCTCCGGGTGATCGGCCGCGGCCAGTCGCTCCGGCCGGAGAACCGCGTGCCGGGTGGCGACGTGAACCCGTATCTGGCGACCGCGGCGATCATCGCCGGCGGCCTGTACGGCGTGGAGAACGAGCTGCCGATGCCCGAGCCGCTGGCCGGGAACGCGTACTCGTCCGACGTCGAGCACCTCCCGACGACGCTGCGCGAGGCCGCGCGACTCTTCGGCGAGTCGAGCATCGCCCGCGCCGCCTTCGGCGACGAGATGGTCGAGCACTATCTGAACCAGGCGCGGATCGAGGTCGAAGCCTACGACGCCGCCGTCACCGATTGGGAGCGCATCCGTGGTTTCGAACGACTCTGA